In Scomber japonicus isolate fScoJap1 chromosome 3, fScoJap1.pri, whole genome shotgun sequence, the genomic window gatacatcacaacaacaacttgTAGATTTCTACAAGACACACTGTACTCAGACAGAGTAAAGGAACAGCTGTCTttataaaagacaaacaatggACAGTATTTGAGGACACAGTACTCACTGTCCTTTGCAATTTTTACCAAATGGATTCAAACCTTTGCACTTAAAGAGCAAAAGTAACAACAAGTAACAACTGATCTTACAACAGATCACATTGTTCTTAATAATCACAAAATCAATTCATTctcaatatgaaaatattgcCAGTATTGTGTCACTGAAAAACTGTGACAATGTGACATTAATCAGAAACTTttacagtaaaagaataaagatatTGATCTTAAAACAGATCACTTCTCAATAATCACATGAAGTGGTTTAAATTCCACGATGATAAAATGTCCATAAAAAGGACAATTAAGGTTTTTCAGAACGATTAATATTAATCAAGAGGTAACAAATGTCAACATAGCATTATATTATAACAATATGTGACATGTAGTGAGGCATAAAAGTATCACTAGAAAATTGTGATAGCCTGAttttaaacaaacttttttgaaaaaaaagataaacatttgGATCTTACAACAGATCAGTTTTGAGTAATCACATAGATTAAAGTGAGATAAAGTCCATTATAACAATATGTCCAATAAAAGGAcagttatattaaatatatgatcaaaatgatcaatactgatcaaAAGGTAACAAATGTTACCATAACATTATATACTACCAATACATGAAGTACAATGAAGCATAATAACAATTGCTGATGCAATCAGATTTAGTTCATGCAACATGCATGACAAGATGCTCTTTCTTCACTTGAAAGATATCGTTGCTGTCATTTCCTTAAGAAATGTCATcgagcacaaacacaaaaacacaccaatgatccttctgtatacagaagaaCAAGTGAATTAAATCTCAAATAATTCAGTCCAGTAATCTTTGACCAACATGGTCATCTGAGTTTGTCTGTAGTGACTCCAGTCTGTATGAGTCTACCACGGCCTCCAGAGGGCGCTGTTGACTGGACTCTTCTCTTTGGTGATGCTGGTCTGGACTGTGGAGCTCAGAGGAGAGAAGTCAGCCTCTCTCAGGTTCTTCTCAGAGGAAGACTGCAGCTTGTTGAAGTGCTTCAGCAGTCTTCCTTGCTGTTgattctgctgctgcagctgtgtcaGGAAGCAAACTGTCATCTCCAGGATGTCTGCTCTCTCCATTTTGGAGTCTGGCTGCTGTTTGAGGAACTCTGGACCCAGGAGAGACTTGAGCTGCTCAATGCTGCTGTTGATTCGCTCTCTGCGTAATTTCTCCACCAGAGGCTttctgagctgaagaaagaagaacaaagtcATTAATAAACTTATTCTGGAGTTTAATGATAGCATGAATAAAGAAACTTCTCATTAAGAGATTAATTCATCATGAATCATCAATTTACCTTGTGGGTCAGAGTGTGATGCTCCTGAGAGTTGGTCATTGCTGCAGTGATTGTAGGTGCCATAGCTGGATCTCTTTGCTGTAGAGGTCTCTGTAGAGAGAATCTGATCTCTGCTGGCTGCATCCTCCTATTTATAGTCCCACATCTCCATATGAATGTGTGGGTCTTGGTGTGGTTGCtgtttctcacagtctcagccaatcagagagcttgGTGAGACAAAAGAGGATGAGGCATGCTGAATGCAGTTATTGCCTGAGGGACAATGGTTAAATCTCAGGGGAACAGGTGGAGGACTGGGGGCGCTGATGGAGAGAGACTCGCTGAGCTCTGTGTGAATCTGGGAACGTGGTGACCCTGTAGAGATCAGATCTGCTGCCTGATGCTGGGATCAATGACTTTGACTGAGCACACGCTCAGCAGCCCATCACACACTTAGGAGGAAGACAATTAATTACATTTGAGGTAGAAAATATTGTATAATGTGGTCAGTGAATTTAAAaatcagtagaaaaagacatttaatctCTAATGCTTATGTTGATGTATTATATAAAATTAAGTAACTCACACTAcgtattttctattttatcttttttattcaggttccatttttcttttccacggtttttttttttcaaaaaaacattttttcatgatAGTCTTATTTATAAGCCACCTCTACCAGGTATCAAATACAATTGTGGTTGTTATGGTATTTCTTAAAATCTTGAGTGACGCTATCACATGGCCGTCCAGATGTTGTAGTCTCCTGACTTGTGAGTAACAAGTTGATCTGAGTTTCCCACACACTCCCTGAATGCTGCGGTCAATGAACCACAAAGGGGTTTGAATGCAGCTTTGTGACTGATAGTGGACGGGTGTCGTAGAAGAAACAGAGCCTGACGTCACCAACCATCTGGAGGGAAAGAACGCCATTGGCTGGCTCTGACAACTTGTAAAGTTTGAAATTGTTGCAAAAGTTGTTGTCTTTTTGGCTCAGATCAATTACTTTGTTGAATGATTCAGTCAAAtaatttttttatacattttaaacattcaatGAAATTTCTGCCACTTTGTCACCAACTGGATCAGAATTTCAGCTGTATGAGTGTGGGAGGTTGAGACAGCTGTTTCCTGAAGTGTGCCGTATCCCTTTGGAGAATAGGAGGTTGCTGGTGGAGTTTAGGATGCTAATAAGGCTCAACGTTGCTCTCCAGAGCTTTCCCACACTCTTTCAATTGAAATAAAGTTAGTCTTGTGTCTAAATCCAATAGAtttttggaggattttttttgcGGAAGTAAAGATGTCCAGAGGGCCACTCCCtttagacatttaaatattaaagagaAGGGAAGGGGTAGTCTTAAAGTAACTAATATGGAGAGGCCAACACTTTGCTGTGTTTATGATCAGGCAAACACTGACCAACTTTCTGTAAATACTTATTtaaaattattgtttattattgaatattaattttaatgtcACATTCTGTGTATAAAACTAATCTTGTGAATTGGTTCCTACTTTTGTCGATGGCAGTATGAAGACGATAAAGATAAAAGGATAAAGAGGATTTCAATCACTGATTGAATCTTAAAAGTTAAGTTTATAATTTTTAATGACTGAAGAAAGTTTCTAGTTTGGGGGTTGCAGTCTCTTTAACCTCCTCAGGCCAAAGGTCAGGATCTGTtgtcctgcagcagctctgtgagagaGATTCCTCTGGTTTCCCACAGTCTGTGTTTTCACTGCTTTCACTAAGGAACAATAGAAGTGTGTCTCATTATGCATCAGATTAGATACAATGACctcttgaaatgttttatatttaaacacttACAACTGATGGTTATACACCAAAAGCATGGTGAAGTAAGGGTATTTTTGAAATGTAAGTTTTCTTATTGGATTTGATAGTTTGCCCAACAGCAGAATGACATAAAGCTGATAATGCCAATTCATCAAACATCCTAATGGAGCAGCTTCACAGAGTACTATCTTTACCTTCATCATGGGTCCACAAGTAGTATGTGTTGAATTTAATTATGTTCATCAACTAAAGGTTTGGAACAGTACTTGAATTCAATCACTGAAGCGTGGAAAGTTGATTTAGTCATCATACACAGGTTAAACATGACACAAAATACATGGAAACACAGATTTAGTAACttgcattgtttgtttattcaatgAGACACATAAAGGTTGCAAACTCCAATGAGACGTGATgatacatcacaacaacaacttgTAGATTTCTACAAGACACACTGTACTCAGACAGAGTAAAGGAACAGCTGTCTttataaaagacaaacaattgACAGTATTTGAGGACACAGTACTCACTGTCCTTTGCAATTTTTACCAAATGGATTCAAACCTTTGCACTTAAAGAGCAAAAGTAACAACAAGTAACAACTGATCTTACAACAGATCACATTGTTCTTAATAATCACAAAATCAATTCATTctcaatatgaaaatattgcCAGTATTGTGTCACTGAAAAACTGTGACAATGTGACATTAATCAGAAACGtacagtaaaagaataaagatatTGATCTTAAAACAGATCACTTCTCAATAATCACATGAAGTGGTTTAAAGTCCACTATGATAAAATGTCCATAAAAAGGACAATTAAGGTTTTTCagaatgattaatattaatcaaGAGGTAACAAATGTCAACACAGCATTATATTGTAACAATATGTGACATGTAGTGAGGCATAATAGTATCACTAGAAAATTGTGATAGCCTGATTTTAAACAaactttttagaaaaaaaagataaacatttgGATCTTACAACAGATCAGTTTTGAGTAATCACAGAGATTAAAGTGAGATAAAGTCTATTATAACAATATGTCCAATAAAAGGACAGTTACATATATGATCAAAatgatcaatactgatcaaAAGGTAACAAATGTTACCATAACATTATATACTACCAATACATGAAGTACAATGAAGCATAATAACAATTGCTGATGCAATCAGATTTAGTTCATGCAACATGCATGACAAGATGCTCTTTCTTCACTTGAAAGATATTGTTGCTGTCATTTCCTTAAGAAATGTCATcgagcacaaacacaaaaacacacaaatgatccttctgtatacagaagaaCAAGTGAATTAAATCTCAAATAATTCAGTCCAGTAATCTTTGACCAACATGGTCATCTGAGTTTGTCTGTAGTGACTCCAGTCTGTATGAGTCTACCACGGCCTCCAGAGGGCGCTGTTGACTGGACTCTTCTCTTTAGTGATGCTGGTCTGGACTGTGGAGCTCAGAGGAGAGAAGTCAGCCTCTCTCAGGTTCTTCTCAGAGGAAGACTGCAGCTTGTTGAAGTGGTTCAGCAGTCTTCTCTGGGACTGTGTCTTCACCTTCTCCTTGGACAGGAAGTGTGCCACCTCTCCGACACACCTGGAGTAGCCTTGATCCACAGCTGCTGACTCAACAGCATgattctgctgctgcagctgtttcaggaagcaAACTGTCATCTCCAGGATGTCTGCTCTCTCCATCTTGGAGTCTGGCTGCTGTTTGAGGAACTCTGAACCCAGGAGAGACTTGAGCTGCTCAATGCTTCTGTTGATTCGGTCTCTGCGTAACTTTTCCACCAGAGGCTttctgagctgaagaaagaagaacaaagtcATTAATACACTTATTCTGG contains:
- the LOC128356129 gene encoding transcription factor HES-5-like, with the protein product MQPAEIRFSLQRPLQQRDPAMAPTITAAMTNSQEHHTLTHKLRKPLVEKLRRERINSSIEQLKSLLGPEFLKQQPDSKMERADILEMTVCFLTQLQQQNQQQGRLLKHFNKLQSSSEKNLREADFSPLSSTVQTSITKEKSPVNSALWRPW
- the LOC128356114 gene encoding transcription factor HES-5-like gives rise to the protein MQPAEIRFSLQRPLQHRDPAMAPTITAAMTNSQEHHTLTHKLRKPLVEKLRRDRINRSIEQLKSLLGSEFLKQQPDSKMERADILEMTVCFLKQLQQQNHAVESAAVDQGYSRCVGEVAHFLSKEKVKTQSQRRLLNHFNKLQSSSEKNLREADFSPLSSTVQTSITKEKSPVNSALWRPW